A genomic window from Nematostella vectensis chromosome 9, jaNemVect1.1, whole genome shotgun sequence includes:
- the LOC5501675 gene encoding trans-aconitate 2-methyltransferase: protein MENIQEKLAAHHYKDLSIFQKKVANQIFPSLPFVTAKFVLDLGCGTGDVTGAMAANFPNDASIIGIDPDKYRVELAKSKYDHCSNVQFLQGSAESFPHLGEEYYDLVFSNFVLHWIPQRTKAFRDIYDSLKPGGMLVMVYATRETQDPDLNPYYKWLTSVAKPEEWKKFYMTNKVHELTLEVVCKECSGAGFKIISSTPSTITAMYATVDVAANYVYGATHGVVDIREVVKDTSSSLPPLDKNGEVVREVYYGILFAIK from the exons ATGGAG AACATCCAAGAAAAGCTTGCAGCACATCACTACAAGGATTTATcaattttccaaaaaaaagttGCAAACCAAATTTTTCCTAGCTTACCATTTGTAACAGCCAAATTTGTTCTCGATCTTGGTTGTGGAACTGGTGATGTAACTGGTGCAATGGCAGCAAATTTCCCAAATGATGCATCAATCATCGGCATAGATCCCGACAAGTACAGAGTTGAGCTGGCAAAGTCAAAATATGATCACTGCAGCAATGTTCAGTTTTTACAAGGAAGTGCTGAAAGCTTTCCACATTTGGGAGAGGAGTATTATGATCTTGTGTTTAGTAACTTTGTACTTCATTGGATTCCTCAGAGAACTAAGGCATTCAGGGATATCTATGACAGCCTTAAACCTGGGGGTATGCTCGTGATGGTTTATGCCACTAGAGAAACCCAAGACCCAGACCTCAATCCATATTATAAATGGTTAACTTCTGTAGCTAAACCAGAAGAATGGAAAAAGTTTTATATGACAAACAAAGTACATGAGCTTACTCTAGAAGTTGTGTGTAAGGAGTGCTCCGGTGCTGGCTTTAAAATAATATCTAGTACCCCAAGCACTATAACTGCCATGTATGCCACTGTTGATGTAGCAGCAAATTATGTCTATGGTGCTACTCATGGTGTGGTGGATATTAGAGAGGTTGTCAAAGATACCTCATCTTCCTTGCCTCCTCTGGATAAAAATGGTGAAGTGGTAAGGGAAGTTTATTATGGTATACTGTTTGCAATAAAATAG
- the LOC5501672 gene encoding ras-related protein Rap-2b, with protein sequence MKEYKVVVLGSGGVGKSALTVQFVTGQFVEKYDPTIEDFYRKEIEVDNNPSILEILDTAGTEQFASMRDLYIKNGQGFLLVYSLINRQTFADLKPMRAQILRVKGSENVPIVLVGNKSDIYDEREVSVGEAKDLAEAWGCPFYETSAKTRSNVDKVFAEVVRRMKTTGTGSGRNKGCCTIL encoded by the coding sequence ATGAAGGAGTACAAAGTGGTCGTGCTTGGATCAGGAGGCGTTGGGAAGTCTGCATTAACTGTGCAATTTGTTACTGGACAATTTGTCGAGAAATATGACCCAACGATTGAGGACTTCTACCGTAAGGAAATAGAGGTTGACAATAATCCGTCCATCTTGGAAATTCTAGACACTGCAGGCACTGAGCAGTTTGCATCTATGCGAGATTTATACATAAAGAATGGACAAGGATTCCTTTTAGTCTACTCTCTAATCAACAGACAAACATTTGCCGACTTAAAGCCGATGAGGGCACAGATCCTACGAGTGAAAGGAAGCGAGAATGTGCCGATTGTTTTGGTAGGGAATAAGAGTGATATTTACGACGAACGAGAGGTTTCGGTAGGTGAAGCGAAAGATCTCGCAGAAGCATGGGGCTGTCCATTCTATGAAACCTCAGCTAAAACCAGAAGCAATGTAGACAAAGTGTTCGCTGAAGTTGTTCGTAGAATGAAGACGACAGGAACTGGTTCTGGTCGAAATAAGGGATGCTGTACTATACTATAA